The genomic DNA CCTTCGCCTCCATGGGCCTGGGGGCGGACAATGCGCGCGGCTCCACTCCGAGTCTTGTGGGCGAGCCTGCTGCTCGCCCTGTCCACCGGCTGCCTGGCACTGACACCACCACCCAGCCAGGGGATGAACCTGCGCTACACGCCACGAGAGGCCGTTACACCCGCGGCCGAGAGGTCAGGCCTCGAGGCTCCTCGCTCCTTCGCTCCAGCGCCTGAGACCGAAACACCGCAGCGGCAGCACTGGCGCCGGGCCTCCCGGGAGGAGGTGACGGTTGTGGGCTCGGACAGCACCGAGAAAGCCGCGCAACAGGGAGCCCTCGCGGCCCAGCTGGCCTTTCGCAATGCCGTTCTCCACGTGTCGGGCTCCACCCGCCGCCTCTCCAGCGAGTTCTCCAGACTCAAGGCCAGTGAGCAGGGCATTGGCGACGAAAACGGCACCTTCGTTCGCTACGTCGATTACGGCGCCCAGCAACCGCGGTGGATTGACGCCCAGCTCGCCGCCGCCACCCGGCTGGCCAATGCCGCTTCGGAGGTAGAAGACCCGGACATGCAGCTCGCCCTGCTGCGCCTCGCTGGCCCACGGATGGAGGCCGCCATGATGGGCTCGCTCCTGCTCGCCGTCTGGCTCGACTTGCTCAACCTCACCGACTCCGTGCTCACCCAGCACACCTACAGCATGGAGAGGATGTTCGCGGACATGTTGCGTTGGCAGGAGATGCTCGAGCCTGCCATGACGGCGTTCTCCTCACTGGAGCCCGGACAGGTGGAGGCCGCGACGCAAGACGTCCCCGCGCTTGTAGGCCATCTCACGGGCGAACTCGCCGCAACGCTCGAGACCATGCGCAAGGGGGCGGAGAACGTCACGAAGATGCTGGTGCTCAAGGATACCATCGAGGCGCTCACCATGCTCCCGGCGTTGAAGTTCTCGCTGCCCTCGGTGCCTCCGTCCGCTCCCGCCCTGCTCGGCATTGGACTCTCCGTGGGAGGCAACGGCGTGATGATGGGCACGCGGCTGGTCGTGTCCGCCGAGTGGGTGGAGATGATGCGCCAGTTGGTACGGGCAGGCGTCCTTTCACTACCCGTCGTCAGTGCCGCGGTCCGGATTCAGGCGGGCCAGGTAATGCTGGCGCAGGCCCACCACGAGCTGCCCAGGGGCGTGCGCGAGGCACTGGGTGATGGACCCGAGGTACGGGGCATGCGGATGACGGGCCGAGCGGGAGCCGGCATGGCCGAGCCGCCACGGCATCACGTCCTGCCGCAAGAGTTCCGCGAGTGGTTCGAGAAGCGCGGCTTCACCGGCGAAATGGACATCGACCAGTTCTGCGTCGAGATGGAGCAGGCGCACCACGAGGCCATCCATGGCGGCGGTAACTGGCATCTCGGTCGCACATGGCCCGACGAGTGGAATCAGATGATCATGAGCGTCCTGCGCCAAGCCGAGGCCAAGGCAGGCCGGATGTTGACGCCGAATGCGACCCTGAAACTCGTCGAAAGAGAGATGCGTCGCTATAAAATCCCGATGAACTTCGTCCCCGGGAGACGGCAATGAACGAGGGCCGTTCCTGGCGGGGCCACTGGGCTGCCCGCCTGTATGAGCGGGTCCGTGAGCGAGGTTTCAGTTCACTCACCGCCTTCGCTGACGCATACCCTACCCTCCCACTGGTTGAACTGGCCGAGGAACTGGGGGACGACCTCAACGCGGTGCAAGTCTTCAAGGGGCTGGTTGAGGAGGCAGAACGAAGCCATCAGGTGACTCGCTTGGTGCGCGGCCAACTCGTGCGTGAACTGTACGAGAGCTTCCCCAACGGCTGGCCGGCCCAAATGGACGACGAAGCCCGCCTGGAAGTTGCCATGGCGCTCGGCTCTTGGTTTGGCTTCACCCCAGTCACTCATCAGCAGCGCGTCGACCGGGCCAGCGATGCACTCCTCGCTACACCGCCGCCACCCGGCTGGCGCCCACTCGGCCCCGACGACGAGCTATTGCGCGCGCTCCTGCCCGACGAGGAAGTCTAACCCCAGGGTGTCAACTGGGCGCCCGACAGCGCGCCCCACGGCCGAGCCATGCGCTAGAGTCCATCCTTCCTTCGCGCGCTTCCGGGTGGTGGCCCTGGATCCTCTCTCCGAAGTCCTCTCACTCCTCAAGCCCCGCGGGTATGTCTCCGCCGGCCTCGATGCCGGGGGTGACTGGGCGCTCCAGTTCCCTTCCCACGAGGGCATCAAGTTCAACGCGCTGCTCCATGGCACCTGTTGGCTCTCCGTCGAGGGCGATCCGCGCTCCTACCGGCTCGAGGCGGGCGATTGCTTCCTGCTCACCCGGGGCCGTCCCTTCACGCTCGCCACGGATCCGTCCCTCGACACCACCGACGCCCGGACGATCTACGCGGCCGCCCGGGGCGGTATCGCGACACACAACGGCGGAGGGGACCTGCTGCTGGTGGGCGTCCGGTTCGCGTTCGCGGCGGAACACGCGGACCTTCTCTTCGGAAGCCTGCCCTCCGTCGTCCATGTGCGCCAGGCCTCCGATCAGGCCCTCGTCCTGAGGTGGGCGCTCGAGCGGCTGACCACGGAACTGCGCGAGCCCCAGCCCGGAGGATTCCTCGTCGCGGAACACCTCGCCCACATCATGCTGGTGCAGGTGCTCCGGCTGTACCTGACCTCCCGTGAGCCCCAGGACACCACCCGCGTCGGCTGGTTCTTCGCGCTCTCGGATCGACACCTGAGCGCGGTGGTCGGAGCCCTGCACGCCGAGCCCGCGCGCCCGTGGACCGTCGAGGAGCTCGCGCGCATCGCGGGCATGTCGCGCTCGACCTTCGCCATGAAGTTCAAGCAGGGGGTGGGCCTGTCGCCGATGGACTACCTCACGCGGTGGCGGATGCGGCTCGCGGGAGACAGGCTGCGCCACTCCGGGGAGAACGTTTCCTCCATCGCCATGTCGCTCGGCTACGAGTCCGAGAGCGCCTTCAGCACCGCGTTCAAGCGCGTCATGTCGTGCTCCCCGGGGCAGTACCGGCGCGGGCGGAACCTCACCGCGCCCTAGGACAGGAATGTCCCGCCCGAGGAGGAAACGCCTCCCCGGGCGGGGAGCCCCGCCGCCCGGATCGGCGGTGTCCTCGTGGGGGTCGGCTTCCCTCTGGAGTGGGGCTGGCGGCGCGTCCGTGGGGGTCCACCAGCGTCCGGCTTTCTTGGGTACGACTTGGGTAAAGAGCCGAGGTCACAAGCGCTGATTCAACAGCCCGTCCCGTTCGTGCTCTAGCGCATCTGCAAGGGCGAGCCCTACGGCAATCAGGTAATCGGCCACTCCTTGTCCCATCGCTTCAGTGTCTGCTGACGGCCCCGTGGTTCCTTCAGGAGAGGAGCTTCGAGCCGATGAAGCGCAGGAGCGACGAGAGCCAGACCAGGGCATAGGCGGTCGGGGGGCGTTGGCCGGACGCGATCTTCTCCACCTCGTTCCAGTCATCGGACAACTGACCCATCGTCAGCTCGGACTCAGGTGGGGAAGTGTACACCGAATACAGGTGCTTCTCCGGGATGCTCCAGTAGAAGTCCTCGGTGACTTCGATCTCCGTACGGCCAGTTCGCTCCAGATGGTCGAACAGGGCATTTGCTGCCCGTCGCAGGTCGGAAAGCTGAATCTTCACGGTTCTCCTCCCAAGTCTCTGATGGCCTTCATCGCCACCGCGCCCGGCGCCAGGGCGATGGTGACGGTCTCGGCACTCACGGCGACCGTCTTCACTTCCCCCACAGCCGCGAGCCGGATGCCCACCTGCGTTTCGGCTTGTACTGCCGCCTGCATGGAGCCGGGCAGCTTCGGCACCTTCGCGGCCAGCCCTGGCGCCGTGTTGCCAATGGCCGCCATGGCCAGCATGGCGAATGCTCGCGCCGCGTTCCGGCCCATGAGCTTGCCGTACCGCTCGCCCGCTGCGCGCAGTTCGGTGAACGTGGTGGCCCGGTCCGCCTCGTCCATCAGCCGTTTGAAGCCCACGACCGCCAGCTCGGCCAGGGCCTCGGCCTCGCTCCGCACGTCCAAAGTTGGGTACAGGAGGTTCAAGAGGGCAGGGCGTTCCGCAACCCCACCGGGGCGGCTACGGAAAACCTCAATGAAAACGGGTCGGTAGGACAGAGGAATCGAACCTCCCGGGGACGTGCTTCCACGCCCCCCACCGGTTTTGAAGAACACTCAGGTCGGCGATGGGTCAGCAGTCATCCCACTTCGCGCCAACACAAGTCCAGCCATGTTGGCCACAACGGTAGTCACCCAGGTTGCGGCAATTGCCGGGCTCGGCGTTTCGGTAGGGGCCGATCCAGGCAGCCGGATTGTGCGAGCACTTGATGTAGCAGCAGGCCTTGAGTTCGCCCACCCTGCCCTCCTCCGACTCTGGCCGATCCGGGAACCATTCCGCCCCTTCCTCGGGCGTGCCGGGCGCGGTGGAGGCGGAAGTCGTCGATTCATCCTCCTGCTGGGAACTCCCTCCACAACCGACCGCCAGAGCGGCTCCGAGCAAGAGCACACCAATACCGCTGAATCCATTCTTCATGGGTATGTCCTTTCGAATTATTCATGCACCCCAGTCTGGGGTCACGGATTCAGTACGCGGATGGGGCTAACACTTTCTCCAGGCATTGGTCTCGTAGGCCAGCCCTCGCTGTTTGCACGAGTATTTGGCAAAGGCCGGACAATTGTTATAAACGATGGATGGATAGGGCCCCGCCCAATCCACGCCCGCGCATTTGACATGGCAGCAGATGGCGAGTTCTCCGGTCGTGCCGCTCGGTTCTCCGTCCGGGAATGGGCCCTCCGGATTCGCCGCCGGGCTCTCCCCGGGCGCCGTGGCCGAGGGAGGGCTCACGCTGTTCGAGGAATCCGCCGTCTCCGCTCCGTCCTGCGCGGTGCCGCCACAACCCACGGCGAAACCCGCTCCCGCCAGAAACAAGCACATACGACCAAGCCACTGTTTCATGGGTTCTTTCTCCTGTCCTTGGCACGTC from Melittangium boletus DSM 14713 includes the following:
- a CDS encoding DUF2380 domain-containing protein, which gives rise to MRAAPLRVLWASLLLALSTGCLALTPPPSQGMNLRYTPREAVTPAAERSGLEAPRSFAPAPETETPQRQHWRRASREEVTVVGSDSTEKAAQQGALAAQLAFRNAVLHVSGSTRRLSSEFSRLKASEQGIGDENGTFVRYVDYGAQQPRWIDAQLAAATRLANAASEVEDPDMQLALLRLAGPRMEAAMMGSLLLAVWLDLLNLTDSVLTQHTYSMERMFADMLRWQEMLEPAMTAFSSLEPGQVEAATQDVPALVGHLTGELAATLETMRKGAENVTKMLVLKDTIEALTMLPALKFSLPSVPPSAPALLGIGLSVGGNGVMMGTRLVVSAEWVEMMRQLVRAGVLSLPVVSAAVRIQAGQVMLAQAHHELPRGVREALGDGPEVRGMRMTGRAGAGMAEPPRHHVLPQEFREWFEKRGFTGEMDIDQFCVEMEQAHHEAIHGGGNWHLGRTWPDEWNQMIMSVLRQAEAKAGRMLTPNATLKLVEREMRRYKIPMNFVPGRRQ
- a CDS encoding NUDIX hydrolase, with the protein product MNEGRSWRGHWAARLYERVRERGFSSLTAFADAYPTLPLVELAEELGDDLNAVQVFKGLVEEAERSHQVTRLVRGQLVRELYESFPNGWPAQMDDEARLEVAMALGSWFGFTPVTHQQRVDRASDALLATPPPPGWRPLGPDDELLRALLPDEEV
- a CDS encoding AraC family transcriptional regulator yields the protein MALDPLSEVLSLLKPRGYVSAGLDAGGDWALQFPSHEGIKFNALLHGTCWLSVEGDPRSYRLEAGDCFLLTRGRPFTLATDPSLDTTDARTIYAAARGGIATHNGGGDLLLVGVRFAFAAEHADLLFGSLPSVVHVRQASDQALVLRWALERLTTELREPQPGGFLVAEHLAHIMLVQVLRLYLTSREPQDTTRVGWFFALSDRHLSAVVGALHAEPARPWTVEELARIAGMSRSTFAMKFKQGVGLSPMDYLTRWRMRLAGDRLRHSGENVSSIAMSLGYESESAFSTAFKRVMSCSPGQYRRGRNLTAP